In Pseudomonas saudiphocaensis, one DNA window encodes the following:
- the nth gene encoding endonuclease III: MNAEKRREIFRRFHEDNPEPKTELAYNTPFELLIAVILSAQATDVGVNKATAKLYPVANTPEAIYALGVEGLSEYIKTIGLYRGKAKNVIETCRILIEKHGSQVPDNREDLEALPGVGRKTANVVLNTAFRQLAMAVDTHIFRVANRTNIAPGKNVLEVERKLLRFVPKEYLLDAHHWLILHGRYVCKARRPQCGSCRIEDLCEYKHKTSDD, encoded by the coding sequence ATGAATGCGGAAAAACGCCGGGAGATATTTCGTCGCTTCCATGAGGACAACCCCGAGCCCAAGACAGAGTTGGCCTACAACACTCCATTCGAGCTGCTGATTGCAGTGATCCTCTCTGCGCAAGCCACCGATGTCGGCGTCAACAAGGCCACCGCCAAGCTGTACCCGGTCGCCAACACGCCGGAAGCGATCTATGCGCTGGGCGTCGAGGGGCTGTCGGAGTACATCAAGACCATCGGCCTGTACCGAGGCAAGGCGAAGAACGTCATCGAGACCTGCCGCATCCTGATCGAGAAGCACGGCAGTCAGGTCCCGGACAACCGCGAAGACCTTGAAGCCCTGCCCGGCGTCGGCCGCAAGACCGCCAACGTGGTACTCAACACGGCGTTTCGACAGCTCGCCATGGCGGTGGATACCCATATCTTTCGCGTCGCCAATCGCACCAATATCGCGCCTGGCAAGAACGTGCTGGAGGTCGAGCGCAAGCTGTTGCGCTTCGTGCCCAAGGAGTACCTGCTGGACGCCCACCACTGGCTGATCCTGCATGGGCGCTACGTTTGCAAGGCGCGCCGCCCCCAATGTGGCAGCTGCCGCATCGAAGATCTGTGCGAATACAAGCACAAGACTTCCGACGATTAG
- the gloA gene encoding lactoylglutathione lyase: MRLLHTMLRVGDMEKSIAFYTEVLGMTLLRRKDYPDGKFTLAFVGYGDEAHNSVIELTHNWGVDSYELGNGYGHIALEVEDVYKACEDIRSRGGKITREPGPMMHGSSILAFVEDPDGYKIELLSPNRGD, encoded by the coding sequence ATGAGGCTACTTCACACCATGCTCCGCGTCGGCGATATGGAGAAATCCATCGCCTTCTACACCGAAGTGCTGGGCATGACCCTGCTGCGCCGCAAGGACTATCCGGACGGCAAATTCACCCTGGCGTTCGTCGGCTACGGTGACGAGGCCCACAACAGCGTCATCGAGCTGACCCACAACTGGGGCGTCGACAGCTACGAGCTGGGCAACGGCTACGGGCATATCGCCCTGGAAGTTGAGGATGTCTACAAGGCCTGCGAGGACATTCGCAGCCGTGGCGGCAAGATCACCCGCGAGCCGGGGCCGATGATGCACGGTAGCAGCATCCTGGCGTTCGTCGAAGATCCGGATGGCTACAAGATCGAGCTGTTGTCGCCCAACCGCGGCGACTGA
- a CDS encoding enoyl-CoA hydratase, whose translation MSNALEPYKPGIFDLTHKLTVEKHGHTALITINHPPANTWDRESLIGLKLVIEHLNHDDDIYALVICGQGEKFFSAGADLKLFADGDRLRAREMARRFGEAFEALRDFRGVSIAAINGFALGGGLECALACDIRIAERQAQLGLPEASVGLLPCAGGTQALAWLVGEGWAKRMILCGERLDSETALRIGLIEQIVEPGESRGHALLLASRVARQSPVAVRAIKPLIDSVRSRGPDTLGAAEREAFLGLFEAQDTLEGVNAFLEKREPQWKNR comes from the coding sequence ATGAGCAACGCACTCGAACCCTACAAGCCCGGCATCTTCGACCTGACCCACAAGCTGACCGTCGAAAAGCACGGCCACACGGCGCTGATCACCATCAACCACCCCCCCGCCAACACATGGGATAGGGAGTCGCTGATTGGCCTCAAGCTAGTAATCGAGCATCTCAATCACGACGACGATATCTATGCTCTGGTGATTTGTGGGCAGGGCGAAAAGTTTTTCAGTGCTGGCGCTGACTTGAAGCTCTTCGCCGACGGCGATCGACTGCGGGCGCGGGAAATGGCACGCCGCTTCGGCGAAGCCTTCGAGGCCCTGCGTGATTTTCGTGGTGTTTCCATCGCAGCCATCAACGGCTTCGCCCTGGGCGGCGGCCTGGAGTGTGCACTGGCCTGCGACATTCGCATTGCCGAACGCCAGGCTCAACTGGGCCTGCCGGAAGCCTCGGTGGGACTGCTACCCTGCGCTGGCGGAACCCAAGCGCTGGCTTGGCTGGTTGGTGAAGGCTGGGCCAAGCGCATGATCCTGTGCGGTGAACGCCTCGACAGCGAAACCGCACTGCGCATTGGCCTTATCGAACAGATAGTCGAGCCCGGCGAGTCGCGTGGTCATGCGCTGCTGCTCGCCTCAAGAGTCGCCCGACAAAGCCCGGTGGCGGTCCGCGCCATCAAGCCTTTGATCGATAGTGTCCGCAGTCGCGGCCCCGACACTCTGGGCGCCGCCGAACGTGAGGCTTTCCTGGGCCTGTTCGAGGCTCAGGACACTCTGGAAGGTGTCAATGCCTTCTTGGAAAAGCGCGAGCCACAGTGGAAAAATCGCTGA
- a CDS encoding substrate-binding protein — MKRTTLLALGLGFCLTAQAADPIKLGLNYPRTGPYKEEGLSQMRGALLAIDEINQRGGVLGRPLELISRNTASRPEKAVVNVDRLADEGAAMLFGGVSSAVAISAGKRARERGLLYFGTITYSNDTTGRDGHRYMFRESTSAWMSARVLGQYLNKTMPGKNYFYITADYTWGHTSESSLRQATNTMDQSKHPGVKTPFPNARLSDFRQALKQAEQSGADVLALVLYGEDMVRAMRIADELGLNKKMQIAVPNLSTTMVESAGPDIMRGVLGSEPWTWRVPEVEGSERGKAFVKSFSETYQVRPSSSAAIAYTIVNQWADAVERARSLDSEKLIAALENHRYTLLKDEQYWRDFDHQSVQTVYALRVKQREEVLKDKYRQDYFEIVHRLSGDVAAPSLAEWQEERRSANQPLQLQ, encoded by the coding sequence ATGAAACGGACTACCCTCTTGGCTCTGGGGCTGGGTTTCTGTCTTACTGCCCAAGCTGCGGACCCCATCAAGCTAGGACTCAACTATCCGCGAACCGGCCCCTACAAAGAGGAAGGCCTGTCGCAAATGCGCGGCGCTCTGCTGGCAATAGACGAGATCAACCAGCGCGGTGGCGTCCTCGGAAGGCCTCTGGAGCTGATCAGCCGCAACACAGCTTCACGCCCAGAGAAGGCGGTGGTCAACGTTGACAGACTGGCCGACGAGGGTGCGGCTATGCTCTTTGGCGGCGTCTCCAGTGCCGTGGCCATCTCCGCAGGCAAGCGTGCAAGGGAGCGTGGGCTACTGTACTTCGGCACCATCACCTATTCCAACGACACCACTGGCAGGGATGGCCACCGATACATGTTCCGCGAAAGTACCAGTGCGTGGATGAGCGCGCGGGTGCTGGGGCAATATCTGAATAAAACCATGCCTGGCAAGAACTACTTCTATATCACCGCCGACTACACCTGGGGCCACACCAGTGAAAGCTCGCTGCGCCAGGCAACCAACACCATGGACCAGTCGAAGCACCCTGGCGTCAAGACCCCCTTCCCCAACGCTCGCCTCTCCGACTTCCGCCAGGCCCTGAAACAAGCTGAGCAAAGCGGTGCCGACGTGTTGGCGCTGGTGCTTTACGGCGAGGACATGGTGCGCGCGATGCGCATTGCCGATGAGCTGGGTCTGAACAAGAAGATGCAGATAGCCGTACCCAACCTGAGCACAACCATGGTCGAATCCGCCGGCCCTGACATCATGCGTGGCGTGCTGGGTAGCGAGCCCTGGACCTGGCGAGTGCCGGAGGTCGAGGGGTCCGAGCGAGGCAAGGCCTTCGTGAAAAGCTTCAGTGAAACCTATCAGGTTCGGCCTTCCAGCTCGGCAGCAATTGCTTACACCATTGTGAACCAGTGGGCCGATGCAGTAGAGCGTGCTCGTAGCCTCGATAGCGAAAAGCTGATCGCCGCGCTGGAAAATCACCGTTACACACTGCTCAAGGATGAACAGTACTGGCGTGATTTCGACCACCAGAGCGTGCAGACGGTCTACGCTTTACGAGTCAAGCAGCGTGAAGAGGTCCTGAAGGACAAATACAGGCAGGACTATTTTGAGATCGTCCACCGGCTGTCCGGCGATGTCGCGGCGCCGTCCCTGGCGGAGTGGCAGGAAGAACGACGTTCGGCCAACCAACCGCTGCAACTGCAATAG
- the rsxG gene encoding electron transport complex subunit RsxG — MILPELSRSMFKNALVLGLFAVVTVGGVTVLQQFTAERIQAAERAAQLRALNEILPRSSYDNQLLDSSIEVQHPLLGNRRPAPAYIARANGKPSAVILPAVAPDGYSGAIDLLIGIFSDGRIAGVRIVRHRETPGLGDKIELAKDRWILSFDGKSLDAPEASGWAVKKDRGDFDQFAGATITPRAVVAAVHRALQYFEAHREELFSATTQPVEPSQALPELSEPDEATHSRAGSAATRDELQITDPQSEQRGDTP; from the coding sequence ATGATCCTCCCCGAACTCAGTCGCTCGATGTTCAAGAACGCCCTGGTACTGGGGCTGTTCGCTGTGGTCACCGTTGGCGGGGTGACCGTGCTGCAGCAATTCACCGCCGAGCGCATCCAGGCTGCCGAGCGTGCCGCACAGCTACGGGCACTCAACGAAATTCTGCCGCGCAGCAGTTACGACAACCAATTGCTCGACAGCAGCATTGAAGTCCAGCACCCACTGCTCGGCAACAGACGGCCCGCGCCGGCATACATCGCCCGCGCCAATGGCAAGCCAAGCGCGGTGATCCTCCCGGCCGTCGCGCCGGACGGCTACAGCGGCGCCATCGATCTGCTGATCGGAATATTTTCCGACGGTCGCATCGCCGGTGTGCGCATAGTCCGCCACCGCGAAACACCGGGCCTGGGCGACAAGATCGAGCTGGCCAAGGACCGCTGGATCCTCAGTTTCGACGGCAAATCTCTGGATGCCCCAGAAGCCAGCGGCTGGGCTGTAAAGAAGGATCGCGGCGATTTCGACCAGTTCGCCGGAGCCACCATCACGCCACGTGCGGTTGTGGCGGCTGTCCACCGGGCCCTGCAGTACTTCGAGGCCCACCGCGAAGAGCTATTCAGCGCCACCACCCAGCCGGTCGAGCCTTCACAGGCGCTGCCGGAATTGAGCGAACCCGACGAAGCCACTCACTCCCGCGCTGGCAGCGCTGCAACCCGTGACGAGCTGCAGATCACTGATCCGCAATCCGAGCAGAGAGGTGACACGCCATGA
- the ung gene encoding uracil-DNA glycosylase yields the protein MSQDHRLKLEESWKAALRDEFAQPYMRELGDFLRREKAVGKVIYPPGPLIFNALDSTPLDQVRVVILGQDPYHGPGQAHGLCFSVQPGVAPPPSLQNIYKELKRDLNLDIPRHGYLQHWADQGVLMLNTSLTVEQGRAGSHAKMGWQRLTDRIIEIVSEQRANIVFMLWGAHAQSKAKLIDPTRHLLLKSVHPSPLSAHRGFIGNGHFSRANQFLRQHGLEPIDWQLPAEV from the coding sequence ATGAGTCAGGATCATCGGTTGAAGCTCGAAGAGAGCTGGAAGGCGGCACTGCGCGATGAGTTCGCCCAACCGTACATGCGTGAACTCGGCGATTTTCTTCGGCGGGAGAAAGCCGTCGGCAAGGTCATCTATCCGCCCGGTCCGCTGATTTTCAATGCGCTGGACTCCACGCCCCTGGATCAGGTGCGGGTGGTGATTCTCGGCCAGGACCCCTATCACGGCCCGGGGCAGGCCCACGGTTTGTGTTTTTCGGTTCAGCCGGGCGTGGCACCTCCGCCCTCGCTGCAAAATATTTACAAGGAACTCAAGCGCGACCTGAATCTGGATATTCCGCGGCACGGCTATCTGCAGCATTGGGCGGATCAGGGCGTTCTGATGCTCAACACCTCGCTCACGGTGGAGCAGGGGCGGGCTGGGTCACACGCAAAAATGGGCTGGCAGCGACTGACGGACAGAATCATCGAGATTGTCAGCGAGCAGAGAGCGAATATTGTTTTCATGCTGTGGGGCGCCCATGCGCAGAGCAAGGCCAAGTTGATCGATCCAACTCGCCATCTGTTGCTCAAGTCGGTGCATCCTTCACCGCTGTCGGCCCATAGGGGGTTTATCGGCAACGGACATTTCAGTCGTGCCAATCAGTTTCTCCGCCAGCACGGCTTGGAGCCTATCGACTGGCAGCTGCCGGCAGAAGTGTGA
- a CDS encoding PA3496 family putative envelope integrity protein: MSEKEDIEIEDDFVGEDEDDTPEAPIEVAKTNLTKRRIIDNLLEERRLRKQLNEYDFDL; encoded by the coding sequence GTGTCCGAGAAAGAAGATATCGAGATTGAAGACGACTTCGTCGGTGAGGACGAGGACGATACCCCAGAAGCACCCATTGAAGTGGCCAAGACCAACCTGACCAAGCGCCGCATCATCGACAACCTGCTCGAAGAACGCAGACTGCGCAAGCAACTCAACGAATACGACTTCGACCTGTAA
- the rsxA gene encoding electron transport complex subunit RsxA, translating into MTELALIMVSAILVNNFVLVQFLGLCPFMGVSKKIETAIGLSLATTFVLTLAAMCSYLLQQYVLKPLDLEFLRTISFILVIAVVVQFTEMVVNKTSPLLYRVLGIFLPLITTNCIVLGVALLNANKSEFTFITATANGFAAGLGFSLVLVLFAAMRERIAIADVPRSFQGAAIGMITAGMMSLAFMGFTGLIKL; encoded by the coding sequence ATGACCGAACTCGCCCTGATCATGGTTAGCGCCATCCTGGTCAACAATTTCGTGCTGGTACAGTTTCTTGGTCTGTGCCCGTTTATGGGCGTTTCGAAGAAGATCGAAACCGCCATCGGCCTCTCTCTGGCCACGACCTTCGTGCTGACATTGGCCGCGATGTGCAGCTATCTGCTGCAGCAATACGTATTGAAGCCACTGGATCTGGAATTTCTCCGCACCATCAGTTTCATCCTGGTGATCGCTGTGGTGGTGCAGTTCACCGAGATGGTGGTGAACAAGACCAGCCCCCTGCTGTACCGCGTACTGGGCATCTTTCTGCCGCTGATCACAACCAACTGCATCGTGCTCGGTGTTGCCCTGCTCAATGCCAACAAGTCGGAATTCACCTTTATTACCGCGACCGCCAACGGCTTTGCCGCCGGTCTGGGCTTCTCCCTGGTGCTGGTGCTGTTTGCCGCCATGCGCGAGCGCATCGCCATCGCCGACGTTCCCCGCTCATTTCAGGGTGCGGCTATCGGGATGATCACCGCCGGCATGATGTCTTTGGCGTTCATGGGCTTCACCGGGCTGATCAAACTATGA
- the rsxB gene encoding electron transport complex subunit RsxB, producing the protein MSLVLIAVLALLALCLACGAILGFAAVRFRVEGDPIAEQINSLLPQTQCGQCGYPGCKPYAEAIAAGDKINKCPPGGESTIQALADLLDVEPEPLDAVEGEVPPRVAYIREAECIGCTKCIQACPVDAIVGAAKQMHTVIVSECTGCDLCVEPCPVDCIDMIEVGSNLQSWKWSQPLAPGQLIASDREQAA; encoded by the coding sequence ATGAGCCTGGTGCTGATTGCGGTTCTCGCCCTGTTGGCGCTGTGCCTGGCTTGCGGAGCGATCCTGGGTTTTGCGGCGGTACGCTTTCGGGTTGAGGGTGACCCTATTGCCGAGCAGATCAACTCTCTGCTGCCGCAGACACAATGCGGCCAGTGCGGCTACCCGGGCTGCAAACCCTACGCCGAGGCCATCGCGGCCGGCGACAAGATCAACAAGTGCCCCCCAGGCGGTGAGTCCACAATCCAGGCGCTGGCCGACTTGCTGGACGTCGAACCCGAGCCGCTGGACGCAGTAGAGGGCGAAGTGCCTCCGCGTGTCGCCTACATCCGCGAGGCCGAATGCATCGGCTGCACCAAGTGCATCCAGGCCTGTCCGGTGGACGCTATTGTCGGTGCAGCGAAGCAGATGCATACCGTGATCGTGTCCGAATGCACCGGCTGCGACCTCTGCGTCGAGCCCTGCCCGGTGGACTGCATCGATATGATCGAAGTGGGCAGCAACCTGCAAAGCTGGAAGTGGAGTCAGCCATTGGCGCCAGGACAGCTCATCGCCAGTGACCGGGAGCAAGCCGCATGA
- a CDS encoding RnfABCDGE type electron transport complex subunit D, producing MALPRITSPHSTGSNRTQRVMLLVLAATLPGIVALTWLYGPGTLINLCWASAVALGFEALLLKVRQRPVQFFLRDGSALVTAVLLALALPPYSPWWLTLIATASAIVFGKQLYGGLGQNPFNPAMVGYVVVLISFPVEMTSWPVPHGVGLGAGLQHILGIASMPDGWSQATALDAMKLNKSLTIEELWANPAFGHFGGIGSEVVNLAFLAGGLFLLHKRLFSWHAPVGMLAALTLMSLVFWNGSGSDSNGSPLFHLLSGATMLGAFFIVTDPVSSATSNLGRLIFGAGVGILVYVIRAWGGYPDGVAFAVLLMNLSAPTIDYYTRPRTYGHRKAERGFKMGE from the coding sequence ATGGCACTGCCACGTATCACTTCACCGCACAGCACCGGCAGCAACCGCACCCAACGGGTCATGCTGCTGGTACTGGCCGCAACACTGCCGGGTATCGTCGCCCTCACCTGGCTCTACGGCCCCGGCACGCTGATCAATCTGTGCTGGGCCAGCGCCGTCGCGCTGGGTTTCGAGGCGTTGCTGCTCAAGGTTCGGCAACGCCCGGTGCAATTCTTTCTGCGCGATGGCAGCGCCCTGGTTACCGCCGTGCTACTGGCGTTGGCGCTGCCGCCCTACTCGCCTTGGTGGTTGACCCTGATCGCCACCGCTAGCGCCATCGTCTTCGGCAAACAGCTCTATGGTGGGCTGGGGCAGAATCCCTTCAACCCGGCCATGGTCGGCTATGTTGTGGTACTGATTTCCTTTCCGGTAGAGATGACTTCCTGGCCAGTGCCTCACGGCGTAGGGCTTGGTGCCGGCCTGCAGCATATCCTTGGTATTGCCTCGATGCCCGATGGCTGGAGCCAGGCCACCGCACTGGACGCGATGAAGCTGAACAAAAGTCTGACGATAGAAGAGCTCTGGGCCAATCCAGCCTTCGGGCATTTCGGCGGGATCGGCTCGGAGGTGGTCAACCTGGCGTTCCTTGCCGGCGGTCTGTTCCTGCTGCACAAGCGCCTGTTCAGCTGGCACGCCCCGGTGGGCATGCTCGCTGCGCTGACACTGATGAGCCTGGTGTTCTGGAATGGTTCGGGCTCCGACAGCAACGGCTCGCCGCTATTTCACCTGCTCAGCGGCGCCACCATGCTCGGCGCGTTCTTCATCGTCACCGACCCGGTCAGCAGCGCCACCAGCAACCTGGGCCGGCTGATCTTCGGCGCTGGCGTCGGCATTCTCGTCTACGTGATTCGCGCCTGGGGCGGTTATCCGGATGGCGTCGCATTCGCCGTACTGCTGATGAACCTGTCCGCGCCAACCATCGACTATTACACCCGTCCGCGCACCTACGGCCACCGCAAGGCCGAGCGCGGCTTCAAGATGGGCGAATGA
- a CDS encoding electron transport complex subunit E — MSTPSYRELTLNGLWKNNPALVQLLGLCPLLGVSNSSVNALGLGLATALVLTCSNLSVSLVRGVVHTAVRLPAFVMIIAALTTCIELLMQAYTYELFQILGIFIPLITTNCVILGRADGFAAKQKPLVASYDGFIMGMGFALVLLVLGSLRELFGTGTLFANMHLLFGPIAADWQITVFSDYKGFLLAILPPGAFIVLGLLIALKNRIDEQLAERAKAEQPEAPVQSRRVRVTGVIE; from the coding sequence ATGAGCACACCCAGCTACCGCGAACTGACCCTTAACGGCCTGTGGAAGAACAACCCGGCGCTGGTTCAGCTGTTGGGCCTTTGTCCACTGCTGGGGGTCAGCAACTCATCGGTCAACGCCCTGGGCCTGGGTCTGGCCACAGCACTGGTACTGACCTGCTCCAACCTCAGCGTTTCCCTGGTACGTGGCGTGGTCCACACTGCCGTTCGCCTGCCGGCGTTCGTCATGATCATTGCCGCACTGACTACCTGCATTGAGCTGCTGATGCAGGCCTACACCTACGAGCTGTTTCAGATACTGGGCATCTTCATCCCGCTGATCACCACCAACTGCGTGATCCTCGGCCGCGCCGACGGCTTCGCGGCCAAGCAGAAGCCACTGGTCGCAAGCTACGACGGATTCATCATGGGAATGGGCTTCGCACTGGTGCTGCTGGTGTTGGGCAGCCTGCGCGAGCTGTTCGGCACCGGCACGCTATTCGCCAACATGCACCTGCTGTTCGGCCCCATCGCGGCGGACTGGCAGATCACCGTATTCAGCGACTACAAAGGCTTCCTGCTAGCGATTCTGCCGCCGGGCGCGTTTATCGTGCTCGGTCTGTTGATCGCCCTGAAGAACCGCATCGATGAGCAGCTGGCCGAACGCGCCAAGGCGGAGCAACCGGAAGCGCCGGTACAGAGCCGCCGGGTACGGGTAACCGGAGTTATCGAGTAA
- the rsxC gene encoding electron transport complex subunit RsxC, whose translation MTSLTVWDIHGGIHPPERKELSNRTPVRQMPLPKRLVLPLSQHLGASAEPCVAVGEQVLKGQLLAEAAGFVSAPVHAPTSGIVSFIGPQPYPHPSGMLSNAIVIDSDGRDQWIELHPHTDYRQLPPEQLLDLIHQAGISGLGGAGFPTAVKLTAPPTQTIHTLVINGTECEPYITADDLLMREKAAELVAGIEILEYLIKPQQVLIGIEDNKPEAIEAVRAAIGDRPYVLKVFPTKYPSGGEKQLIQILTGEEVPSGGLPADIGMLCQNVGTCVAVHDTVLLGKPLISRITTLTGEALAQPMNVEALIGTPVSELLAFAGLDSGKLNRLIMGGPMMGFTLPSLDVPLIKTTNCLLASTAQELPPPPPALPCIRCGECAEVCPASLLPQQLHFFALGQEHDQLKAYNLFDCIECGACAYVCPSSIPLVQYYRAAKGEIRALEQKQQKAEHSRQRFEMRQERLRRAEEQKEADRKARAERAARAKEAQSQAASQDDPVARVQAQKAGLTEEQKKLKIEASMAQVALKKAEKQLAAHATPELEAQVAELRIAASEAQRALDAANAAAPAVEAAAAPANDEALKKAKIEAAMLRAQLRKLEKLATRDDEQQAELTRLQTQLAEAEQALADAQQNAPVAPKKAADDEALKKAKIEAAMLRAQLRKLEKLETRDDEQQAELTRLQTQLAVAEQALADAQQNAPAAPKKAADDEALKKAKIEAAMLRAQLRKLEKLETRDDEQQAELTRLQAQLAQAEQTLAEAQQNAPAAPRKAAGDDALKKAKIELAMKRAELKKAEKAGADEIELCQLRDALRTVEEALHAAEEQSAKPAPELVRTDKRPIDEQARALKTEVAFARADLRKLERDAGSDSAAIEAARERLHEAERKLQEHTDL comes from the coding sequence ATGACTTCACTGACCGTATGGGACATCCACGGCGGCATTCACCCGCCCGAGCGCAAGGAGCTTTCCAACCGCACGCCGGTCCGGCAGATGCCCCTTCCCAAGCGCCTTGTCCTGCCGCTTTCGCAGCACCTGGGCGCGTCCGCCGAGCCCTGCGTCGCCGTGGGCGAGCAGGTGCTCAAGGGCCAGTTGCTCGCCGAGGCTGCCGGATTCGTCAGCGCGCCGGTACACGCTCCCACCTCAGGCATCGTAAGTTTCATCGGCCCGCAGCCTTACCCCCACCCGTCGGGCATGCTGAGCAACGCAATCGTCATCGACAGCGATGGTCGCGATCAGTGGATCGAACTGCACCCGCATACCGACTATCGCCAGCTGCCACCGGAGCAACTGCTGGACCTGATTCACCAGGCCGGTATCAGTGGTCTCGGCGGTGCCGGCTTTCCGACTGCCGTAAAGCTCACTGCGCCACCGACCCAGACCATTCACACCCTGGTCATCAACGGCACCGAGTGCGAGCCCTATATCACCGCCGATGACCTTTTGATGCGCGAGAAGGCAGCAGAACTGGTCGCCGGCATCGAGATCCTCGAATACCTGATCAAGCCGCAGCAGGTTCTGATCGGCATCGAGGACAACAAGCCCGAAGCCATCGAAGCCGTGCGTGCTGCAATCGGCGACCGCCCTTACGTACTCAAGGTGTTTCCTACCAAGTACCCATCCGGCGGTGAAAAGCAGCTGATCCAGATTCTCACCGGCGAAGAAGTGCCGAGCGGCGGGCTGCCCGCCGATATTGGCATGCTCTGCCAGAACGTCGGCACCTGCGTCGCAGTCCACGATACGGTATTGCTGGGCAAGCCACTGATCTCACGCATAACCACGCTCACCGGTGAAGCGCTTGCGCAGCCGATGAACGTCGAAGCGCTGATCGGCACGCCGGTGTCCGAACTCCTGGCCTTCGCCGGGCTCGACAGCGGCAAGCTCAATCGCCTGATCATGGGCGGCCCGATGATGGGCTTTACACTGCCCTCGCTGGATGTGCCGCTGATCAAGACTACCAACTGTCTTTTGGCCAGCACCGCACAAGAGCTGCCGCCGCCACCACCTGCGTTGCCCTGCATCCGCTGCGGCGAATGTGCCGAGGTCTGCCCGGCCAGTCTGCTGCCGCAACAGCTGCATTTCTTTGCGCTGGGCCAGGAACACGATCAGCTCAAGGCCTACAACCTGTTCGACTGTATCGAGTGCGGTGCCTGTGCCTACGTCTGCCCATCGAGCATTCCTCTGGTGCAGTACTACCGGGCCGCCAAAGGCGAGATCCGCGCGTTGGAGCAGAAGCAGCAGAAAGCCGAACACTCCCGGCAGCGCTTTGAAATGCGCCAGGAACGCCTGCGCCGTGCCGAAGAGCAAAAGGAAGCCGACCGCAAGGCCCGCGCCGAACGCGCGGCACGAGCCAAGGAAGCTCAGTCACAGGCTGCCAGCCAGGACGACCCTGTAGCCCGCGTCCAGGCCCAGAAAGCTGGGCTTACCGAGGAGCAGAAGAAGCTCAAGATCGAAGCCAGCATGGCTCAGGTCGCCCTGAAGAAAGCCGAGAAGCAGCTCGCCGCACACGCTACGCCCGAGCTGGAGGCCCAGGTCGCCGAGCTGCGTATTGCCGCCAGCGAAGCGCAGCGGGCGCTGGATGCCGCCAACGCCGCCGCACCGGCTGTAGAGGCTGCCGCAGCTCCGGCCAATGACGAAGCGCTAAAAAAAGCCAAGATCGAAGCCGCCATGCTCCGTGCCCAGCTACGCAAGCTGGAGAAGCTGGCAACACGCGACGACGAGCAACAGGCCGAGCTGACGCGTCTGCAAACCCAGTTGGCCGAGGCTGAGCAGGCTCTCGCCGACGCACAGCAAAACGCACCGGTCGCACCGAAGAAGGCAGCCGATGACGAAGCGCTGAAAAAGGCCAAGATCGAAGCCGCCATGCTCCGCGCCCAGCTTCGCAAACTGGAAAAGCTGGAAACACGCGACGACGAGCAACAAGCCGAGTTGACGCGTCTGCAAACCCAGTTGGCCGTAGCTGAGCAGGCTCTCGCCGACGCACAACAAAACGCACCGGCGGCACCGAAGAAGGCAGCCGATGACGAAGCGCTGAAAAAGGCCAAGATCGAAGCCGCCATGCTTCGTGCCCAGCTGCGCAAGCTGGAGAAGCTGGAAACACGCGACGACGAGCAGCAGGCCGAGTTGACACGCCTGCAAGCCCAACTGGCCCAAGCTGAACAGACGCTGGCCGAGGCACAACAAAACGCACCAGCTGCGCCGAGGAAAGCAGCCGGCGACGATGCGCTGAAGAAGGCCAAGATCGAACTGGCCATGAAGCGCGCCGAGCTGAAGAAAGCCGAAAAGGCCGGGGCTGACGAGATCGAGCTTTGCCAGCTGCGTGACGCTCTGAGGACTGTCGAAGAGGCACTGCATGCCGCAGAAGAACAATCTGCCAAGCCCGCACCAGAGCTGGTTCGCACCGACAAGCGGCCGATCGACGAGCAGGCACGCGCACTGAAGACTGAGGTGGCCTTTGCCCGCGCTGACCTGCGCAAGCTGGAGCGTGATGCCGGCAGCGACAGCGCTGCAATCGAAGCCGCTCGTGAGCGCTTGCACGAAGCCGAACGCAAGCTGCAGGAACACACTGATTTGTAA